The genomic window GAAACTGATCACTACCGGTCAATACACCAAAATGGTGCAACTCGAACTGTTCTCGAACTCCAGGGAAATCGCCAACGCCGTGAAGGCGACCCCCAAGTTTGCCAGCCTGGGTACCCAGGCCGATGCCATTCTGGCCAAGGCCACCCTTGCGGAGACCCAGCACGCCGAGCGCAAGAAAATGGAAGACGACCTGAAGAAACTGATCCTGCGCGATATTACCAATCACGAGGAACTTCAAGGCATGATCGAGGAACTCGCGGTGGATGCCGAGGCCATCTCCCTCGATCCCCAGGACCTCATCGGCCTGCACTTCACCCTGCAAAAGACGCCCGAGCCCGTCGGTCAGCTTGGCAAGGTGCTGGACGTGCGTCTGGAGCCCGGCGACGACGCGGGCACGGGCAAAATCCGTTGGAAATCCATGAAGGGCGCGCAACTCTACCAAGTGCAGATGACGGACGGCGACCCGAACGGAAACACCTGGAAGCTGCTCACCGCGGACAAGAAGTGCAAGCTCCTGCTCGAAGGCCTGACCTCCGGGAAGAACAACTGGGTGCGCGTGCGCGCCAAAGGCGCCGCCGGTTGGGGCCCCTGGAGCGACCCCGCCAAAGCCATGATCCCCTAAACCACCCCGCCGCCAGATCAGCGCGGTGCGCCGGCTTACCGGCGCGCCGCAAATCCTTTTTAGGTGGCTTGACTCCTGGCGTGTTAGGTTTAGCATCGCCAAAGAAATTCTTAACAAATGATGAAGTGAGTCTGGATGAATAACTGTTGAACACTATCACCCATCATGAAAACAAACATGGGCACTTTGGCATTACGACTTCTCACGATCATTCCAGCGATTATTGCGCTGATTGCTTTAATGATTGCTGGAGCGTGCGCAGGACTTGCGATGCGTTATTCCTTATGGGCTCTGCTACTTAGCATTTTACTCGTTATCTTTGCAATACTTCCAATCCGTTGCTGTTATTTTGCATGGCGCAAACCATCGCCAGCCACTGTGCGAGAGCTTTGTGGCTGGACCG from Verrucomicrobiota bacterium includes these protein-coding regions:
- a CDS encoding fibronectin type III domain-containing protein, coding for MKLITTGQYTKMVQLELFSNSREIANAVKATPKFASLGTQADAILAKATLAETQHAERKKMEDDLKKLILRDITNHEELQGMIEELAVDAEAISLDPQDLIGLHFTLQKTPEPVGQLGKVLDVRLEPGDDAGTGKIRWKSMKGAQLYQVQMTDGDPNGNTWKLLTADKKCKLLLEGLTSGKNNWVRVRAKGAAGWGPWSDPAKAMIP